From the genome of Sphingobacterium kitahiroshimense, one region includes:
- a CDS encoding sodium:solute symporter, translated as MLGSLDLSIAIIYILLILAVGIWAGVSQKLENKGSASDYFLAGKSLKWPAIGLALFATNISTVHLVSLAQSGFDTGLLNGNFEWMAAFTLILLALFFVPFYLKSGVSTLPDFLERRYDKASREWLTMISIVSAIVIHIAFSMLAGGIVLKTLFGFDMYLSITVICIITGIYTILGGLRAVVITESIQTIVLLAGAFIISFAAYDKMGGWISMKDVLVDEGQLERLSMLRPHGDSSGMPWYAVILGYPILGIWYWCADQTIVQRVLGAKDENHGRVGALFCGFIKILPVFIFVLPGLFAYTLFKTGQLDLTSLGVDVAGNVNSKGIYTLMITQLLPSGLIGVLVAALLSGLMSQISGALNSISTMVSYDIYKQKRPHATDKQLITAGKISAVVAMAFSLALLPLLDKYESIFNGINDVIAHIAPPITCVFLLGIFWKKASAASSKWTLWIGSALGVIVFIANKLLPGTWIGQIPFMVMAFYLFIICVLIQIIFSYRFPVQHTAESKELYWKNPLEPLKGKAWKGIGNYRVLSGLLLLIVVVLYGIFK; from the coding sequence ATGTTAGGATCATTAGACTTAAGTATTGCCATCATTTATATACTACTCATCTTAGCGGTAGGGATATGGGCAGGGGTGAGTCAGAAACTCGAAAATAAAGGTTCTGCCAGTGACTATTTTTTAGCGGGCAAATCGTTGAAATGGCCGGCAATAGGACTTGCTCTTTTTGCAACAAATATATCAACGGTCCATTTAGTTAGTTTGGCACAGAGCGGATTTGATACCGGGTTGTTGAATGGTAATTTTGAATGGATGGCAGCTTTTACTCTTATCCTGCTTGCTTTGTTTTTTGTACCGTTTTATCTGAAGTCAGGTGTTTCAACTTTACCTGATTTCTTGGAACGTAGGTATGATAAAGCAAGTCGTGAATGGCTGACGATGATATCCATTGTATCGGCAATTGTGATTCATATCGCATTTTCGATGTTGGCAGGGGGGATTGTACTTAAAACACTTTTTGGTTTTGATATGTATTTGAGTATTACCGTTATCTGTATTATCACGGGCATCTATACGATACTCGGAGGTTTACGGGCCGTGGTTATAACGGAATCTATCCAGACTATTGTTCTTTTGGCTGGTGCTTTTATTATCAGTTTTGCTGCTTACGATAAGATGGGCGGATGGATTTCGATGAAGGATGTTTTGGTTGATGAAGGTCAGCTTGAACGATTATCGATGTTGCGTCCCCATGGGGACAGTAGTGGTATGCCATGGTATGCCGTGATCTTAGGTTACCCCATTTTAGGTATCTGGTACTGGTGTGCGGATCAGACGATTGTGCAGCGGGTACTCGGTGCTAAGGATGAAAATCATGGCCGCGTAGGTGCACTTTTTTGTGGGTTTATTAAAATCTTGCCGGTTTTTATTTTTGTTCTTCCTGGATTATTTGCCTACACTTTATTTAAAACGGGGCAGTTGGATCTGACAAGCTTAGGTGTTGACGTTGCCGGAAATGTAAATTCAAAAGGTATCTATACGTTGATGATTACACAATTGTTGCCATCTGGTTTGATCGGGGTATTGGTCGCAGCTTTGCTATCGGGTTTAATGAGTCAGATATCAGGTGCACTCAATTCTATTTCCACTATGGTCAGCTATGATATCTATAAGCAGAAGAGACCACATGCAACAGATAAGCAGCTTATAACTGCAGGTAAAATCTCGGCAGTAGTAGCTATGGCTTTTTCTTTAGCTCTTCTTCCTTTGTTAGATAAATACGAAAGTATATTTAATGGAATCAACGATGTAATTGCACATATCGCACCGCCGATAACATGTGTATTTCTTTTAGGAATCTTTTGGAAGAAGGCTTCTGCGGCATCTTCGAAATGGACACTATGGATCGGTTCTGCATTGGGTGTGATTGTCTTTATCGCGAATAAGCTTTTACCAGGAACATGGATAGGCCAGATCCCCTTTATGGTGATGGCCTTTTACCTGTTTATAATCTGTGTGTTGATACAAATCATATTTTCTTATCGTTTTCCTGTGCAACATACAGCCGAAAGTAAGGAATTATACTGGAAAAATCCACTGGAACCTCTTAAGGGAAAAGCTTGGAAAGGTATTGGAAATTATAGGGTATTATCGGGACTATTGTTATTAATTGTTGTGGTATTATATGGAATATTTAAATAA
- a CDS encoding L-rhamnose mutarotase: MEYLNKKVLLRFVIGLVMVSLIFVGCKDNGSLQKVKRYASVTGLKEEKIEEYKKLHAAAWPSVLKMIKECNIQNYSIYLKKIDGKNYLFSYFEYVGDNFELDMKKMGDDPETQRWWKETDPCQIPLPDAAAKGATWSDMEEVFHTD, encoded by the coding sequence ATGGAATATTTAAATAAAAAGGTATTACTTCGATTTGTAATCGGGTTAGTGATGGTTTCATTAATCTTCGTCGGATGTAAAGATAACGGTTCACTTCAAAAGGTGAAACGGTATGCATCTGTCACTGGGCTTAAAGAGGAGAAAATAGAGGAGTATAAAAAGCTTCATGCAGCGGCATGGCCTAGTGTGTTAAAAATGATAAAAGAATGTAATATTCAGAATTACTCCATTTACTTAAAAAAAATAGACGGGAAAAACTATCTCTTTAGTTATTTTGAATATGTAGGTGATAATTTTGAATTGGATATGAAGAAAATGGGAGATGATCCGGAGACACAGCGCTGGTGGAAAGAGACGGATCCCTGTCAGATTCCGTTACCGGATGCTGCAGCAAAGGGTGCAACTTGGTCAGATATGGAAGAGGTTTTCCACACGGATTAA
- a CDS encoding glycosyl hydrolase family 95 catalytic domain-containing protein has protein sequence MNNTKQLAACLLIFCIGISTLKAQDAKRNKIWYESPANALVKDAANGWESDPEWLKALPVGNGSLGAMVFGDVNHERIQLNEMTLWSGSMDDGDNPDAPNALNKIRQLLFEGKYKEATALTNKTQITKGKGSGSGNGANVPFGCFQTLGDLRLDFGSDKPYQNYYRELDLMSGITRSTFIQNGVKFTREVFASHPDQAIVIRLTADCPGAIQVALNLDRPERFETRVVDNRLQMSGTMDNGKGGDGMKYIAQVTPVLEGGKISALGKAIQITGANALTLIVTAKTNYKQEYPTFVNPNFEKEHAQIVAKIVSKKYPLLKKRHTEDFSSYMNRVDFRLGNAKNDQATNTLMASNLQSGNEQVLYPLYFQYGRYLLLSSSRDGGLPANLQGIWANKIQTPWNGDYHTDINVQMNYWPAEVANLSESHRPLMDLIASLVAPGQKTAKTQYQMSGWALHPITNVWGYTSPGESASWGMHIGGGAWIAQHIWEHYAFTKDKAFLTKAYPILKEACLFYLDWLVADPKTGFLVSGPSPSPENSFKAPDGSVAQISMGPSHDQQVIFNLFENTLKSAAILGGEQDAFVKKVQVAKGNLARPTIGSDGRLMEWAHEFEEVEPAHRHLSHLFAFYPGNEITVNKTPELAKAVQKSLEKRGDDGVGWTYAWKIALWARLHNGDRALTMLNKQLRPTGDMNTKYDGGGGTYYNMFDACPPFQIDGNFGVIAGMAEMLLQSHEDFIELLPALPQGWSDGEVSGLKARGAVEVDMNWQGGKLKSAFVKAKYATTCKVKYKGRVVEVKLTPGKSVNLQKLL, from the coding sequence ATGAATAATACAAAGCAACTTGCTGCTTGTTTACTAATTTTTTGTATTGGTATTTCGACTTTGAAAGCCCAGGATGCAAAAAGGAATAAAATTTGGTATGAAAGTCCGGCTAATGCACTTGTTAAAGATGCGGCAAATGGATGGGAAAGTGATCCCGAATGGCTGAAAGCATTGCCTGTAGGTAATGGTTCACTTGGAGCTATGGTATTTGGCGATGTTAACCATGAACGTATACAGCTTAACGAGATGACGTTATGGAGCGGTAGTATGGATGATGGCGATAATCCTGATGCACCGAACGCACTCAACAAAATTAGGCAATTGCTCTTTGAAGGAAAATACAAAGAAGCGACAGCGCTAACGAATAAAACACAGATAACGAAGGGTAAGGGATCTGGATCCGGAAATGGGGCAAACGTGCCTTTTGGTTGTTTTCAGACATTAGGTGATCTGCGGTTAGATTTTGGATCGGATAAACCATATCAAAACTACTATCGCGAACTGGATCTGATGAGCGGAATAACGCGGTCAACTTTTATTCAGAATGGCGTCAAGTTTACGAGGGAAGTGTTTGCTAGTCATCCGGATCAGGCTATTGTCATTCGTTTGACTGCGGATTGTCCCGGAGCAATTCAGGTTGCTCTGAACCTGGATCGACCGGAAAGGTTCGAAACACGTGTGGTTGACAATAGGCTGCAGATGTCAGGAACGATGGACAACGGTAAAGGAGGAGATGGAATGAAATATATTGCGCAGGTCACTCCGGTGCTGGAAGGCGGAAAAATTAGTGCATTAGGTAAAGCGATCCAGATTACTGGGGCAAATGCATTGACTCTGATTGTGACGGCTAAGACAAATTATAAGCAGGAATATCCAACATTTGTTAATCCAAATTTTGAAAAAGAGCATGCTCAAATCGTGGCTAAGATTGTGTCTAAAAAATATCCGCTTCTGAAAAAGAGACATACAGAAGATTTCTCGTCTTATATGAACCGAGTGGACTTTCGATTGGGAAATGCAAAGAATGATCAAGCAACAAACACCTTGATGGCTAGTAATTTGCAATCTGGGAATGAACAGGTTTTGTATCCATTATATTTTCAGTATGGTCGATATCTCCTGTTATCATCATCACGAGATGGTGGATTACCGGCAAATCTGCAAGGAATCTGGGCTAATAAAATACAGACTCCGTGGAATGGTGACTACCATACGGATATCAATGTTCAGATGAATTATTGGCCGGCGGAAGTGGCAAACTTATCGGAATCGCATCGACCATTGATGGACCTGATTGCTTCTTTAGTGGCCCCGGGTCAAAAGACTGCAAAAACACAATATCAAATGTCGGGTTGGGCCCTGCACCCGATCACAAATGTATGGGGGTATACTTCTCCTGGAGAAAGTGCGAGCTGGGGCATGCACATTGGTGGTGGCGCCTGGATAGCGCAACATATTTGGGAACATTATGCTTTTACAAAGGATAAAGCTTTTTTAACCAAAGCTTATCCGATCTTAAAAGAGGCTTGTCTATTTTATTTGGACTGGTTGGTCGCTGACCCTAAAACTGGCTTTTTAGTTTCTGGTCCTTCTCCATCTCCTGAAAATTCATTTAAAGCTCCTGACGGTTCTGTGGCACAGATCAGTATGGGCCCATCACATGATCAACAGGTTATTTTTAACCTTTTTGAAAATACGCTTAAATCAGCTGCGATTTTGGGAGGTGAGCAAGATGCTTTTGTGAAAAAAGTACAGGTGGCTAAAGGGAATTTGGCAAGACCAACAATAGGAAGCGATGGCAGGTTAATGGAATGGGCACATGAATTTGAGGAAGTTGAACCTGCTCACAGGCATTTGTCACATCTATTTGCTTTTTATCCGGGTAACGAAATAACGGTGAATAAAACACCGGAGCTAGCTAAGGCGGTACAGAAATCTTTAGAAAAACGGGGTGATGATGGTGTGGGATGGACCTACGCTTGGAAAATTGCACTGTGGGCAAGGTTGCATAATGGTGATCGTGCATTGACGATGTTGAATAAACAGTTGAGGCCGACTGGAGATATGAATACAAAATATGATGGCGGTGGTGGAACATATTATAATATGTTTGACGCTTGTCCTCCTTTTCAGATTGATGGTAATTTTGGTGTGATCGCAGGAATGGCTGAAATGCTTTTGCAAAGTCATGAAGATTTTATAGAATTGTTACCCGCATTGCCGCAAGGCTGGAGTGATGGTGAAGTATCAGGTTTAAAGGCTCGAGGAGCTGTCGAAGTGGATATGAATTGGCAAGGAGGTAAATTGAAGTCTGCTTTTGTCAAAGCAAAATACGCTACTACCTGTAAAGTGAAATATAAGGGTCGTGTAGTTGAAGTCAAACTGACTCCTGGAAAAAGCGTTAATTTACAGAAATTGCTATAG
- a CDS encoding SDR family NAD(P)-dependent oxidoreductase, producing MKELKDKVILITGGTAGIGLACTQAYVAAGAYVAVIGLDELSVAETIKTIGGEHLGICCDVSQDQGVRESVEKTIARFGKLDAIHNNAGLGSPSKPLHTTTDDEWDLLMNVNIKSILLTTRHGYPHLKASKGCIIHTGSLVGEIGQENHAAYSATKGAINALTKSMALDYAKDGVRVNTVLPAAVMTPMLKTWAQEQADPDNVFDFLKDIHALGYCPEGDVIADACVFLLSDKARFITGVNLPVSGGAELGYRRNV from the coding sequence ATGAAAGAATTGAAGGATAAAGTAATCTTGATTACCGGCGGTACAGCGGGGATTGGATTGGCCTGCACACAAGCGTATGTTGCAGCGGGGGCGTATGTCGCTGTCATTGGATTGGACGAGCTGAGTGTTGCGGAAACGATAAAAACAATAGGTGGTGAGCATCTAGGGATTTGCTGTGATGTGTCTCAAGATCAGGGTGTAAGGGAGAGTGTAGAAAAGACAATAGCCCGTTTTGGAAAGCTAGATGCTATTCATAACAATGCCGGATTGGGTTCCCCATCAAAACCTTTGCATACAACAACAGATGATGAGTGGGATCTCTTGATGAATGTGAATATCAAGAGTATCTTGTTGACGACACGTCATGGTTATCCTCATTTAAAAGCGTCGAAAGGCTGTATCATACATACAGGGAGTTTGGTGGGAGAGATCGGACAGGAAAATCATGCGGCTTATTCGGCGACAAAAGGTGCCATCAATGCACTTACTAAATCAATGGCGCTGGACTATGCAAAAGATGGAGTAAGGGTTAATACTGTGCTTCCTGCAGCAGTGATGACGCCCATGCTTAAGACATGGGCTCAGGAGCAGGCCGATCCCGATAATGTCTTTGATTTTTTGAAAGATATTCATGCATTGGGCTACTGCCCTGAAGGTGATGTGATCGCTGATGCCTGTGTATTTCTATTGTCTGATAAAGCACGCTTTATTACGGGAGTTAATTTACCCGTGAGCGGTGGTGCAGAGCTGGGTTACAGAAGAAATGTATAG
- a CDS encoding sugar-binding domain-containing protein, with the protein MITIKNFLRYGLLLNGLTFGAVGYAQEKLDLSGKWSVALDSLDIGEKQGWPTQYFKQSMLLPGTTDDAGLGTANTLKPALQKPQVSHLTRKHAYLGSAWYSKAIAIPKAWDKKRVILKLERTIWKTNVWVDGQKVELEENSLIAPHFYDITPYLKAGKEQQITIRVDNRKLFDISTDNMGHAYTDHTQIIWNGVIGEISLQALDQVNLSDLQVFPDLVRKIVRVKVKAHNFDSKAIKGTLNVQIGQQAKNEIYPNKELVLNPGVTELEYEYPIAGDVKTWSEFTPDLYTCEVFLKTKKHQSKENVRFGMREFASRGNAFELNGMPVFLRGTLECNIFPLTGHPPMDKAGWEKVFMTAKEWGLNHIRFHSWCPPKAAFDVADEIGMYLQVELPVWSLTIGQDAGMTSFLYQEASRMIREYGNHPSFMMWSMGNELQGDMKTLNKLVDSLKSVDKRHLYANTSYTFESGHGDRPEYNDDFLITQYTKDGWVRGQGVFNSKSPAFNTNYEKAVANFQVPIVTHEIGQYAVYPNLKEIDKYTGVLEPINFKAVKNDLEKKGMLGQAAAFTAASGKLAAILYKEEIERALKTGGISGFQLLDLHDFPGQGTALVGLLDAFWDSKGVIDAKTFSQFNAPIVPLLHFPKATYTNSERFEAQIAVSNYGGKILKNQEIVWRIKEGEKLLKSGTVVGNLSNGYNAGIGQLQFDLGEVPTASKLSVEVDLKGTAYTNKWDIWVYPESEKVSYGDVHYTRDVNEAFVLLNQGKKVLLNPDWKKIKGLEGKFVPVFWSPVHFPKQAGTMGMLVDPNHAMFKKFPTDLHTNWQWWDLNINSTTMIVDSLSGGQSVIQMVDNFANNRKLALAYEAKVGQGKLMLVSIDLSQKLDERFVAKQLLISTLDYMNSNQFNPTAIQNPEQIKALMIKTDKDQLKTDPKSIY; encoded by the coding sequence ATGATAACAATTAAAAACTTTCTTCGCTATGGTCTGCTTCTAAATGGCTTGACCTTTGGTGCTGTTGGTTATGCGCAGGAGAAACTGGATCTCTCAGGCAAATGGTCGGTTGCATTGGATTCTTTGGATATTGGCGAGAAGCAGGGGTGGCCGACACAATATTTTAAGCAGTCCATGCTTTTACCGGGTACGACTGATGATGCTGGTTTGGGAACTGCAAATACGCTAAAGCCCGCTCTTCAAAAACCACAAGTGTCACACTTGACACGTAAACATGCGTATCTAGGTTCTGCCTGGTATAGTAAAGCTATCGCTATACCCAAGGCTTGGGACAAGAAGAGGGTGATCTTAAAACTGGAAAGAACAATCTGGAAAACAAATGTCTGGGTAGATGGTCAAAAGGTAGAATTGGAGGAAAATAGTCTAATTGCCCCTCATTTTTATGATATAACACCTTATTTAAAGGCGGGAAAAGAGCAACAGATTACAATCAGAGTGGACAACCGTAAGCTTTTTGATATCAGTACTGATAATATGGGACATGCTTATACCGATCATACACAGATTATCTGGAATGGTGTTATCGGTGAAATTAGTCTGCAGGCATTAGATCAGGTTAACCTTTCCGATTTACAGGTTTTTCCTGATTTAGTTCGAAAAATAGTTCGCGTAAAGGTTAAGGCACATAATTTTGATAGTAAGGCAATTAAGGGGACCCTTAATGTGCAGATTGGACAGCAAGCTAAAAATGAAATATACCCGAACAAGGAACTTGTTTTGAATCCCGGTGTAACAGAACTGGAATACGAATATCCGATTGCAGGTGATGTGAAGACGTGGAGTGAGTTTACTCCTGATCTGTATACTTGCGAGGTATTCTTGAAAACCAAAAAACATCAATCTAAGGAAAATGTTCGTTTTGGTATGCGCGAATTTGCATCAAGGGGCAATGCTTTTGAATTGAATGGCATGCCTGTTTTCCTGCGCGGTACTTTAGAATGTAATATTTTTCCTTTAACCGGACATCCTCCGATGGATAAAGCGGGATGGGAGAAAGTTTTTATGACGGCAAAGGAATGGGGTTTGAACCACATCAGATTTCATTCTTGGTGTCCGCCAAAGGCTGCATTTGATGTTGCGGATGAAATCGGGATGTACTTGCAGGTAGAGCTTCCGGTATGGTCTTTAACGATCGGACAAGATGCTGGAATGACTTCATTTTTATACCAGGAAGCAAGCCGTATGATTCGTGAATATGGTAATCATCCTTCTTTTATGATGTGGAGTATGGGTAATGAGTTGCAGGGTGATATGAAAACCTTAAATAAGTTGGTCGATTCATTGAAATCGGTTGATAAAAGGCATCTGTATGCTAATACATCTTACACGTTTGAAAGTGGGCATGGAGATCGACCTGAATATAATGACGATTTTCTGATTACCCAATATACGAAAGATGGTTGGGTAAGGGGACAGGGTGTATTTAATTCGAAATCACCGGCATTTAATACAAATTATGAAAAAGCGGTAGCGAATTTTCAAGTTCCAATTGTAACCCATGAAATCGGTCAATACGCAGTATACCCTAATCTGAAAGAGATTGATAAATATACGGGTGTATTGGAGCCAATCAATTTTAAGGCGGTAAAAAATGATCTGGAAAAGAAAGGGATGTTGGGTCAAGCAGCGGCTTTCACAGCGGCCTCAGGAAAGTTAGCAGCAATACTGTATAAAGAAGAAATTGAAAGAGCGCTTAAAACGGGTGGAATCAGTGGTTTTCAATTGTTGGATCTGCATGATTTTCCTGGCCAGGGAACGGCTTTGGTTGGATTGCTTGATGCTTTCTGGGATAGTAAGGGTGTGATTGATGCGAAAACTTTCAGCCAGTTTAATGCGCCGATTGTTCCTTTACTCCATTTTCCAAAGGCCACGTACACGAACTCAGAGCGATTTGAAGCGCAGATCGCGGTATCAAATTATGGTGGCAAAATACTTAAAAACCAGGAAATCGTATGGCGGATCAAAGAAGGAGAAAAACTCTTAAAAAGCGGAACAGTTGTTGGTAATCTTTCCAATGGATACAATGCAGGCATTGGACAATTGCAGTTTGATTTGGGAGAAGTACCGACGGCATCAAAACTGTCTGTGGAAGTTGATCTGAAAGGTACTGCATATACCAATAAATGGGATATCTGGGTATATCCTGAATCAGAAAAAGTTTCATATGGCGATGTGCATTACACAAGAGATGTGAATGAAGCATTTGTACTGCTGAATCAAGGGAAAAAGGTCTTATTGAATCCGGATTGGAAAAAGATAAAAGGACTAGAAGGAAAATTTGTACCTGTATTCTGGAGCCCGGTTCATTTTCCTAAACAGGCGGGAACAATGGGAATGTTGGTTGATCCTAATCACGCGATGTTTAAAAAATTTCCAACAGACTTGCATACCAATTGGCAATGGTGGGATCTGAATATCAATTCCACAACAATGATCGTTGATTCATTGTCAGGTGGTCAATCAGTAATTCAGATGGTGGATAACTTTGCTAATAACCGTAAATTGGCATTGGCTTATGAAGCGAAAGTTGGTCAGGGTAAATTAATGTTGGTTTCAATAGATCTATCTCAAAAATTGGATGAACGTTTTGTGGCAAAGCAATTGTTGATCTCTACGCTGGATTATATGAATAGCAATCAATTTAATCCAACAGCCATTCAAAATCCGGAGCAGATTAAAGCATTGATGATTAAAACAGATAAAGATCAATTGAAAACAGATCCCAAGAGTATTTATTAA